GCGGGGAGGAAGAACGACGCGCCGGTGAAGAGGATCGGCGCCGTCTCCCCCGCCGCGCGCTCTAGGCCGAGGATCACCCCGGTGAGGATCCCCGGCAGCGCCTGCGGCAGCACGACGCGGCGGATCGTCTGCCAGCGCGTCCCGCCGACGCCGATCGAGACCAGCCGGAAGCTCTGCGGCACGGCGCGCAGCGCCTCCTCCGCGGTGCTGATGATCACCGGCAGGGTCATGATCGAGAGGGTCAGGCAGGCCGCGGCGATCGAGGAGCCGAGCCGCAGGAAGAGCACGAAGAGGGCGAGGCCGAACAGGCCGTAGACGACCGACGGGATGCCGGCGAGGTTGACGATCGCGATCCGGATCGAGCGCGTGAAGAGGTTGTCCTTGGCGTATTCCGACAGATAGACCGCCGCGGCGAGCCCCAGCGGCACCGCGACCAGCGCCGTCCCCAGCGTGAGGTAGAGCGTGCCGACGAGCGCCGGCCAGACGCCCCCCGCGCGCATCCCCTCGCGCGGCGCGGCGAAGATGAACTCGCCGGAGACCGCCGGCCCGCCCTTGGCCGCGATGACCCCGACGATCAGCACGATCGGCGCGACCGTCAGCAGCGCGGCGAGGCCGAGCAGCGCGAAGGCGATCCGCTCGCTCGTCTTGGCGTCGAGCCGGCTCACGAGAGCATCCGTCCGCCGCCGCCGCGCGACTTGAAGAGCATCGACGAGGCGGCGATGTTGACCCCGAAGCTGATCAGGAAGAGCACCAGGCCGACCGTGAACAGGACGTGGTAGTGGGTGCTGCCC
This is a stretch of genomic DNA from bacterium. It encodes these proteins:
- the pstA gene encoding phosphate ABC transporter permease PstA, which gives rise to MSRLDAKTSERIAFALLGLAALLTVAPIVLIVGVIAAKGGPAVSGEFIFAAPREGMRAGGVWPALVGTLYLTLGTALVAVPLGLAAAVYLSEYAKDNLFTRSIRIAIVNLAGIPSVVYGLFGLALFVLFLRLGSSIAAACLTLSIMTLPVIISTAEEALRAVPQSFRLVSIGVGGTRWQTIRRVVLPQALPGILTGVILGLERAAGETAPILFTGASFFLPALPKSIFDQTMALPYHLFVISTQVPGMPVKIQYGTALVLLVFVLSMNVAATFIRSHYRRRRQW